From Halococcus agarilyticus, one genomic window encodes:
- the trpB gene encoding tryptophan synthase subunit beta, with the protein MSNDDAEHVGEFGNFGGRHVPPVMDEPLDQLSAAFDSIASTEEFQTEFRSILEDFAGRPTPLFHAERLSERYGAEIYLKREDLLHGGAHKINNAIGQALLAEKAGKSRLIAETGAGQHGTAAAMVGALFGLDTEIYMGQKDIERQRMNVFRMRLMGAEVNEVTRGGAGLADAVDAALEDFAQNVDDTHYLVGSVVGPDPFPRMVREFHSTIGNEAREQFRKRTGDLPDAAVACVGGGSNAMGLFDAFRDDPVTFYGAEGGGEGGDSKRHAAPLAAGTDDVLHGMQTRVIDDDTEVHSISAGLDYPGVGPEHAMFQAVGRCEYRAVPDDDALAAFRELSETEGIIPALETAHALALTKEIAAEHDTILVNLSGRGDKDMATAAEQFDLG; encoded by the coding sequence ATGAGCAACGACGACGCGGAGCACGTGGGTGAGTTCGGGAACTTCGGCGGGCGACACGTCCCGCCGGTCATGGACGAACCGCTCGACCAACTCTCGGCAGCGTTCGACTCGATCGCCAGTACCGAGGAGTTTCAGACAGAGTTCCGGTCGATCCTCGAAGACTTCGCGGGACGACCCACGCCGCTGTTTCACGCCGAGCGTCTCTCGGAGCGCTACGGGGCCGAGATCTACCTCAAGCGGGAAGACCTGCTCCACGGCGGCGCGCACAAGATCAACAACGCGATCGGGCAGGCGCTGCTCGCGGAGAAGGCGGGCAAATCCCGCCTGATCGCCGAGACCGGGGCGGGCCAGCACGGCACCGCGGCCGCGATGGTTGGCGCGCTGTTCGGCCTCGACACCGAGATCTACATGGGCCAGAAAGACATCGAGCGCCAGCGGATGAACGTCTTCAGGATGCGGCTGATGGGCGCTGAAGTCAACGAAGTGACCCGTGGCGGCGCGGGTCTCGCGGATGCGGTCGACGCTGCCCTCGAAGACTTCGCGCAGAACGTCGACGACACCCACTACCTGGTGGGGTCGGTCGTGGGGCCGGATCCGTTCCCGCGGATGGTTCGGGAGTTCCACTCGACCATCGGCAACGAGGCCCGCGAGCAGTTCCGGAAGCGGACCGGCGACCTCCCCGATGCGGCTGTGGCGTGTGTCGGCGGCGGGTCGAACGCGATGGGGCTGTTCGACGCCTTCCGCGACGACCCCGTGACCTTCTACGGCGCAGAGGGTGGCGGCGAGGGTGGCGACTCGAAGCGTCACGCCGCGCCGCTTGCGGCGGGGACCGACGACGTGCTCCACGGGATGCAGACGCGAGTGATCGACGACGACACCGAGGTCCACTCGATCTCGGCGGGCCTCGACTACCCCGGTGTCGGCCCCGAACACGCGATGTTCCAGGCGGTCGGCCGGTGTGAGTACCGCGCGGTTCCCGACGACGACGCGCTCGCGGCGTTCCGGGAGCTGAGCGAGACCGAGGGGATCATCCCGGCGCTCGAAACCGCTCACGCGCTCGCACTGACGAAGGAGATCGCGGCAGAGCACGACACGATCCTCGTGAACCTGAGCGGTCGCGGCGACAAGGACATGGCGACCGCGGCCGAGCAGTTCGACCTCGGATGA
- the gatB gene encoding Asp-tRNA(Asn)/Glu-tRNA(Gln) amidotransferase subunit GatB has protein sequence MTAHAATAREHAVVIGLEVHVQLETDSKVFCGCGTDFEDDDPNSHTCPTCLGLPGALPVLNEAAVEAGLKLAAAIDADVPETTQFHRKNYYYPDLPKNFQITQYDSPLCENGALTVAIEDDEREIAIERAHLEEDPGSLQHAGGSGGIDTAEYTRVDYNRAGVPLMEIVTEPDFRGPEEVRAFLAKLTEVLEYLDVFDSSRDGSLRVDANISLVPGEDIDADGTIGIEALAAANRTEVKNISSHKGAEKALAYEVTRQRNALQRDRTVEQETRHWDESRGVTVSMRSKEAEKDYRYFAEPDLPVLQVADRAEAVEIPELPDARRERFREGYGLSSAAARKLTSSREVADFYERVADRFDPDVAASWVADTLLGELNYRDMRIGNVEDRLDEFVRLVELAETGEITEKNAEEVVLRAMLDEGLSPDDVIEREGLGATGEDEIERAVATAIDENPGAVEDYHAGDDGALNFLVGQVMGATGGSADPGTVNQLLRDELDG, from the coding sequence ATGACTGCCCACGCCGCCACGGCGCGCGAACACGCCGTCGTCATCGGGCTCGAAGTCCACGTCCAGCTCGAAACCGATAGTAAGGTGTTCTGTGGCTGTGGCACGGACTTCGAGGACGACGACCCCAACTCCCATACCTGTCCGACGTGTCTCGGCCTGCCCGGCGCGCTCCCGGTGCTGAACGAGGCGGCGGTCGAGGCCGGGCTCAAGCTCGCCGCCGCGATCGACGCCGACGTGCCCGAGACCACCCAGTTTCACCGGAAGAACTACTACTACCCCGATCTCCCGAAGAACTTCCAGATCACCCAGTACGACTCCCCGCTCTGTGAGAACGGCGCACTCACCGTCGCGATCGAGGACGACGAGCGGGAAATCGCGATCGAGCGCGCCCATCTCGAAGAGGACCCCGGCAGCCTCCAGCACGCCGGCGGAAGCGGCGGGATCGACACCGCCGAATACACCCGCGTGGACTACAACCGCGCGGGCGTCCCGCTGATGGAGATCGTGACCGAGCCCGACTTCCGGGGGCCTGAGGAGGTCAGAGCCTTCCTCGCGAAACTCACTGAGGTCCTCGAATACCTCGACGTGTTCGACAGCTCGCGGGACGGATCGCTCCGGGTGGACGCCAACATCTCGCTCGTGCCTGGCGAGGACATCGACGCCGACGGGACGATCGGGATCGAGGCGCTCGCGGCGGCCAACCGAACCGAGGTCAAGAACATTTCAAGCCACAAGGGCGCTGAGAAGGCGCTCGCCTACGAGGTCACGCGCCAGCGCAACGCGCTCCAGCGCGATCGGACGGTCGAACAGGAGACCCGCCACTGGGACGAATCGCGGGGTGTGACGGTCTCGATGCGCTCGAAGGAAGCCGAGAAGGACTATCGCTACTTCGCCGAGCCGGATCTCCCCGTGCTCCAGGTCGCCGACCGGGCTGAGGCGGTCGAGATTCCGGAGCTCCCCGACGCCAGACGCGAGCGGTTCCGGGAGGGGTACGGTCTGAGCTCTGCGGCGGCCCGGAAGCTCACCTCGTCCCGCGAGGTCGCGGACTTCTACGAACGGGTGGCCGACCGTTTCGATCCCGACGTCGCGGCGTCGTGGGTTGCCGACACCCTCCTGGGCGAGCTCAACTACCGCGACATGCGAATCGGGAACGTCGAGGACCGACTCGACGAGTTCGTTCGATTGGTCGAGCTCGCCGAAACGGGCGAAATCACCGAGAAGAACGCCGAAGAGGTCGTTCTGCGTGCGATGCTCGACGAGGGGCTGAGCCCGGACGACGTGATCGAGCGCGAGGGTCTCGGGGCCACCGGCGAGGACGAGATCGAGCGCGCGGTCGCGACCGCGATCGACGAGAACCCCGGTGCGGTCGAGGACTACCACGCGGGTGATGACGGCGCACTCAACTTCCTCGTCGGCCAGGTCATGGGGGCCACAGGGGGAAGCGCCGATCCGGGCACGGTGAACCAACTGCTCCGCGACGAACTCGACGGCTGA